Proteins from a single region of Strix uralensis isolate ZFMK-TIS-50842 chromosome 12, bStrUra1, whole genome shotgun sequence:
- the DYNC1LI2 gene encoding cytoplasmic dynein 1 light intermediate chain 2 isoform X2, whose protein sequence is MAPVLVEKKLLGPDGPGGAELPSEEEEGQNLWSSILSEVSTRSRSKLPSGKNILVFGDDGSGKTTLMAKIQGAEHGKKGRGLEYLYLNIHDEDRDDHTRCNVWILDGDLYHKGLLKFAVSAESLQDTVVVFVADMSRPWTVMESLQKWASVLQEHIDKMKIPPEEMRDMEQKFIKEFQEYVEPEEGYQGSPQRRGPSSGQEDEHVSLPLGENVLTHNLGIPVLVVCTKCDAVSVLEKEHDYREEHFDFIQSHIRRFCLQYGAALIYTSVKEEKNLDLLYKYIVHKTYGFQFTTPALVVEKDAVFIPAGWDNEKKIAILHENFTTVKPEDAYEDFIVKPPVRKLVHDKELAAEDEQVFLMKQQSFLAKQPATPTRASESPARGPAGSPRTQGRAGPANVPSASPITSVKKPDPNIKNNAASEGVLASFFNSLLSKKTGSPGSPGAGGVQSTAKKSGQKTVLTNVQEELDRMTRKPDSMVTTNSPPTENEA, encoded by the exons ATGGCGCCGGTGCTGGTGGAGAAGAAGCTGCTGGGGCCGGACGGGCCCGGCGGCGCCGAGCTCcccagcgaggaggaggaggggcagaaCCTCTG GTCCTCGATACTGAGTGAAGTTTCTACCCGGTCAAGATCTAAATTGCCATCGGGCAAGAATATTCTTGTTTTTG GTGATGATGGTTCAGGTAAAACCACACTTATGGCTAAAATACAGGGAGCAGAGCATGGCAAGAAGGGAAGAGGGCTGGAATACTTGTATCTAAATATTCATGATGAAGACAGAGATG ATCATACTCGCTGTAACGTTTGGATTCTGGATGGAGACTTATACCATAAAGGGCTCTTGAAGTTTGCAGTTTCTGCAGAATCCCTGCAAGACACCGTTGTAGTCTTTGTTGCAGATATGTCTAGACCATGGACTGTTATGGAGTCTTTACAGAAATGGGCCAGTGTCTTGCAAGAACATATTGATAAGATGAAAATTCCTCCAGAAGAGATGAGAGACATGGAACAGAAGT TTATAAAGGAGTTTCAAGAGTATGTAGAACCTGAAGAAGGCTACCAAGGATCACCGCAGAGAAGAGGCCCTTCTTCTGGCCAAGAGGATGAACATGTTTCTTTGCCACTAGGGGAAAATGTGCTGACTCACAACCTTGGTATTCCTGTGCTGGTAGTTTGTACAAAA tgCGATGCAGTGAGTGTACTAGAGAAGGAGCATGATTACAGAGAAGAACATTTTGACTTCATTCAGTCACACATTCGTAGATTCTGCTTACAGT ATGGGGCTGCCTTGATTTATACATCAGTTAAGGAGGAAAAGAACCTTGATCTGTTGTATAAGTACATTGTACATAAAACATACGGTTTTCAGTTTACCACACCTGCCTTAGTGGTAGAAAAGGATGCAGTTTTTAT ACCTGCCGGTTGggacaatgaaaagaaaattgccATTTTACATGAAAACTTCACAACAGTGAAACCAGAAGATGCATATGAGGATTTCATTGTAAAACCTCCTGTAAGAAAG TTAGTCCATGATAAAGAGCTGGCAGCAGAAGATGAACAAGTATTTCTTATGAAGCAGCAG TCATTCCTTGCCAAACAGCCAGCAACGCCTACAAGAGCATCA gaatctcCTGCAAGAGGCCCTGCAGGATCCCCGAGAACTCAAGGCAGAGCTGGTCCCGCCAATGTACCCAGTGCCTCACCAATAACATCAGTTAAGAAACCAGATCCAAATATTAAAA aTAATGCTGCAAGTGAAGGTGTCTTGGCTAGTTTCTTTAACAGTCTCTTGAGCAAAAAGACTGGCTCTCCTGGGAGTCCTGGTGCTGGAGGAGTGCAAAGTACAGCTAAGAAATCAG gaCAAAAAACAGTTTTGACAAATGTTCAAGAAGAATTGGATAGGATGACTCGCAAGCCAGACTCTATGGTAACAACAAACTCTCCTCCAACAGAGAATGAAGCTTGA
- the DYNC1LI2 gene encoding cytoplasmic dynein 1 light intermediate chain 2 isoform X1 translates to MAPVLVEKKLLGPDGPGGAELPSEEEEGQNLWSSILSEVSTRSRSKLPSGKNILVFGDDGSGKTTLMAKIQGAEHGKKGRGLEYLYLNIHDEDRDDHTRCNVWILDGDLYHKGLLKFAVSAESLQDTVVVFVADMSRPWTVMESLQKWASVLQEHIDKMKIPPEEMRDMEQKFIKEFQEYVEPEEGYQGSPQRRGPSSGQEDEHVSLPLGENVLTHNLGIPVLVVCTKCDAVSVLEKEHDYREEHFDFIQSHIRRFCLQYGAALIYTSVKEEKNLDLLYKYIVHKTYGFQFTTPALVVEKDAVFIPAGWDNEKKIAILHENFTTVKPEDAYEDFIVKPPVRKLVHDKELAAEDEQVFLMKQQSFLAKQPATPTRASESPARGPAGSPRTQGRAGPANVPSASPITSVKKPDPNIKNNAASEGVLASFFNSLLSKKTGSPGSPGAGGVQSTAKKSGQKTVLTNVQEELDRMTRKPDSMHFIWKDGLWLSPLL, encoded by the exons ATGGCGCCGGTGCTGGTGGAGAAGAAGCTGCTGGGGCCGGACGGGCCCGGCGGCGCCGAGCTCcccagcgaggaggaggaggggcagaaCCTCTG GTCCTCGATACTGAGTGAAGTTTCTACCCGGTCAAGATCTAAATTGCCATCGGGCAAGAATATTCTTGTTTTTG GTGATGATGGTTCAGGTAAAACCACACTTATGGCTAAAATACAGGGAGCAGAGCATGGCAAGAAGGGAAGAGGGCTGGAATACTTGTATCTAAATATTCATGATGAAGACAGAGATG ATCATACTCGCTGTAACGTTTGGATTCTGGATGGAGACTTATACCATAAAGGGCTCTTGAAGTTTGCAGTTTCTGCAGAATCCCTGCAAGACACCGTTGTAGTCTTTGTTGCAGATATGTCTAGACCATGGACTGTTATGGAGTCTTTACAGAAATGGGCCAGTGTCTTGCAAGAACATATTGATAAGATGAAAATTCCTCCAGAAGAGATGAGAGACATGGAACAGAAGT TTATAAAGGAGTTTCAAGAGTATGTAGAACCTGAAGAAGGCTACCAAGGATCACCGCAGAGAAGAGGCCCTTCTTCTGGCCAAGAGGATGAACATGTTTCTTTGCCACTAGGGGAAAATGTGCTGACTCACAACCTTGGTATTCCTGTGCTGGTAGTTTGTACAAAA tgCGATGCAGTGAGTGTACTAGAGAAGGAGCATGATTACAGAGAAGAACATTTTGACTTCATTCAGTCACACATTCGTAGATTCTGCTTACAGT ATGGGGCTGCCTTGATTTATACATCAGTTAAGGAGGAAAAGAACCTTGATCTGTTGTATAAGTACATTGTACATAAAACATACGGTTTTCAGTTTACCACACCTGCCTTAGTGGTAGAAAAGGATGCAGTTTTTAT ACCTGCCGGTTGggacaatgaaaagaaaattgccATTTTACATGAAAACTTCACAACAGTGAAACCAGAAGATGCATATGAGGATTTCATTGTAAAACCTCCTGTAAGAAAG TTAGTCCATGATAAAGAGCTGGCAGCAGAAGATGAACAAGTATTTCTTATGAAGCAGCAG TCATTCCTTGCCAAACAGCCAGCAACGCCTACAAGAGCATCA gaatctcCTGCAAGAGGCCCTGCAGGATCCCCGAGAACTCAAGGCAGAGCTGGTCCCGCCAATGTACCCAGTGCCTCACCAATAACATCAGTTAAGAAACCAGATCCAAATATTAAAA aTAATGCTGCAAGTGAAGGTGTCTTGGCTAGTTTCTTTAACAGTCTCTTGAGCAAAAAGACTGGCTCTCCTGGGAGTCCTGGTGCTGGAGGAGTGCAAAGTACAGCTAAGAAATCAG gaCAAAAAACAGTTTTGACAAATGTTCAAGAAGAATTGGATAGGATGACTCGCAAGCCAGACTCTATG CATTTCATTTGGAAAGATGGATTGTGGTTGTCCCCGTTGCTCTAG
- the DYNC1LI2 gene encoding cytoplasmic dynein 1 light intermediate chain 2 isoform X3 → MAPVLVEKKLLGPDGPGGAELPSEEEEGQNLWSSILSEVSTRSRSKLPSGKNILVFGDDGSGKTTLMAKIQGAEHGKKGRGLEYLYLNIHDEDRDDHTRCNVWILDGDLYHKGLLKFAVSAESLQDTVVVFVADMSRPWTVMESLQKWASVLQEHIDKMKIPPEEMRDMEQKFIKEFQEYVEPEEGYQGSPQRRGPSSGQEDEHVSLPLGENVLTHNLGIPVLVVCTKCDAVSVLEKEHDYREEHFDFIQSHIRRFCLQYGAALIYTSVKEEKNLDLLYKYIVHKTYGFQFTTPALVVEKDAVFIPAGWDNEKKIAILHENFTTVKPEDAYEDFIVKPPVRKLVHDKELAAEDEQVFLMKQQSFLAKQPATPTRASESPARGPAGSPRTQGRAGPANVPSASPITSVKKPDPNIKNNAASEGVLASFFNSLLSKKTGSPGSPGAGGVQSTAKKSGPVYPIIERNLVDLTQLVGNRSLLIVMLVGCL, encoded by the exons ATGGCGCCGGTGCTGGTGGAGAAGAAGCTGCTGGGGCCGGACGGGCCCGGCGGCGCCGAGCTCcccagcgaggaggaggaggggcagaaCCTCTG GTCCTCGATACTGAGTGAAGTTTCTACCCGGTCAAGATCTAAATTGCCATCGGGCAAGAATATTCTTGTTTTTG GTGATGATGGTTCAGGTAAAACCACACTTATGGCTAAAATACAGGGAGCAGAGCATGGCAAGAAGGGAAGAGGGCTGGAATACTTGTATCTAAATATTCATGATGAAGACAGAGATG ATCATACTCGCTGTAACGTTTGGATTCTGGATGGAGACTTATACCATAAAGGGCTCTTGAAGTTTGCAGTTTCTGCAGAATCCCTGCAAGACACCGTTGTAGTCTTTGTTGCAGATATGTCTAGACCATGGACTGTTATGGAGTCTTTACAGAAATGGGCCAGTGTCTTGCAAGAACATATTGATAAGATGAAAATTCCTCCAGAAGAGATGAGAGACATGGAACAGAAGT TTATAAAGGAGTTTCAAGAGTATGTAGAACCTGAAGAAGGCTACCAAGGATCACCGCAGAGAAGAGGCCCTTCTTCTGGCCAAGAGGATGAACATGTTTCTTTGCCACTAGGGGAAAATGTGCTGACTCACAACCTTGGTATTCCTGTGCTGGTAGTTTGTACAAAA tgCGATGCAGTGAGTGTACTAGAGAAGGAGCATGATTACAGAGAAGAACATTTTGACTTCATTCAGTCACACATTCGTAGATTCTGCTTACAGT ATGGGGCTGCCTTGATTTATACATCAGTTAAGGAGGAAAAGAACCTTGATCTGTTGTATAAGTACATTGTACATAAAACATACGGTTTTCAGTTTACCACACCTGCCTTAGTGGTAGAAAAGGATGCAGTTTTTAT ACCTGCCGGTTGggacaatgaaaagaaaattgccATTTTACATGAAAACTTCACAACAGTGAAACCAGAAGATGCATATGAGGATTTCATTGTAAAACCTCCTGTAAGAAAG TTAGTCCATGATAAAGAGCTGGCAGCAGAAGATGAACAAGTATTTCTTATGAAGCAGCAG TCATTCCTTGCCAAACAGCCAGCAACGCCTACAAGAGCATCA gaatctcCTGCAAGAGGCCCTGCAGGATCCCCGAGAACTCAAGGCAGAGCTGGTCCCGCCAATGTACCCAGTGCCTCACCAATAACATCAGTTAAGAAACCAGATCCAAATATTAAAA aTAATGCTGCAAGTGAAGGTGTCTTGGCTAGTTTCTTTAACAGTCTCTTGAGCAAAAAGACTGGCTCTCCTGGGAGTCCTGGTGCTGGAGGAGTGCAAAGTACAGCTAAGAAATCAG GACCTGTTTATCCTATCATAGAAAGAAATTTGGTTGACTTGACACAACTTGTTGGTAACAGATCTCTGTTGATTGTTATGCTGGTAGGCTGTTTGTAA
- the DYNC1LI2 gene encoding cytoplasmic dynein 1 light intermediate chain 2 isoform X4: MAPVLVEKKLLGPDGPGGAELPSEEEEGQNLWSSILSEVSTRSRSKLPSGKNILVFGDDGSGKTTLMAKIQGAEHGKKGRGLEYLYLNIHDEDRDDHTRCNVWILDGDLYHKGLLKFAVSAESLQDTVVVFVADMSRPWTVMESLQKWASVLQEHIDKMKIPPEEMRDMEQKFIKEFQEYVEPEEGYQGSPQRRGPSSGQEDEHVSLPLGENVLTHNLGIPVLVVCTKCDAVSVLEKEHDYREEHFDFIQSHIRRFCLQYGAALIYTSVKEEKNLDLLYKYIVHKTYGFQFTTPALVVEKDAVFIPAGWDNEKKIAILHENFTTVKPEDAYEDFIVKPPVRKLVHDKELAAEDEQVFLMKQQSFLAKQPATPTRASESPARGPAGSPRTQGRAGPANVPSASPITSVKKPDPNIKNNAASEGVLASFFNSLLSKKTGSPGSPGAGGVQSTAKKSVYLYEGYVRCDTDHFSLLHRTCLSYHRKKFG; encoded by the exons ATGGCGCCGGTGCTGGTGGAGAAGAAGCTGCTGGGGCCGGACGGGCCCGGCGGCGCCGAGCTCcccagcgaggaggaggaggggcagaaCCTCTG GTCCTCGATACTGAGTGAAGTTTCTACCCGGTCAAGATCTAAATTGCCATCGGGCAAGAATATTCTTGTTTTTG GTGATGATGGTTCAGGTAAAACCACACTTATGGCTAAAATACAGGGAGCAGAGCATGGCAAGAAGGGAAGAGGGCTGGAATACTTGTATCTAAATATTCATGATGAAGACAGAGATG ATCATACTCGCTGTAACGTTTGGATTCTGGATGGAGACTTATACCATAAAGGGCTCTTGAAGTTTGCAGTTTCTGCAGAATCCCTGCAAGACACCGTTGTAGTCTTTGTTGCAGATATGTCTAGACCATGGACTGTTATGGAGTCTTTACAGAAATGGGCCAGTGTCTTGCAAGAACATATTGATAAGATGAAAATTCCTCCAGAAGAGATGAGAGACATGGAACAGAAGT TTATAAAGGAGTTTCAAGAGTATGTAGAACCTGAAGAAGGCTACCAAGGATCACCGCAGAGAAGAGGCCCTTCTTCTGGCCAAGAGGATGAACATGTTTCTTTGCCACTAGGGGAAAATGTGCTGACTCACAACCTTGGTATTCCTGTGCTGGTAGTTTGTACAAAA tgCGATGCAGTGAGTGTACTAGAGAAGGAGCATGATTACAGAGAAGAACATTTTGACTTCATTCAGTCACACATTCGTAGATTCTGCTTACAGT ATGGGGCTGCCTTGATTTATACATCAGTTAAGGAGGAAAAGAACCTTGATCTGTTGTATAAGTACATTGTACATAAAACATACGGTTTTCAGTTTACCACACCTGCCTTAGTGGTAGAAAAGGATGCAGTTTTTAT ACCTGCCGGTTGggacaatgaaaagaaaattgccATTTTACATGAAAACTTCACAACAGTGAAACCAGAAGATGCATATGAGGATTTCATTGTAAAACCTCCTGTAAGAAAG TTAGTCCATGATAAAGAGCTGGCAGCAGAAGATGAACAAGTATTTCTTATGAAGCAGCAG TCATTCCTTGCCAAACAGCCAGCAACGCCTACAAGAGCATCA gaatctcCTGCAAGAGGCCCTGCAGGATCCCCGAGAACTCAAGGCAGAGCTGGTCCCGCCAATGTACCCAGTGCCTCACCAATAACATCAGTTAAGAAACCAGATCCAAATATTAAAA aTAATGCTGCAAGTGAAGGTGTCTTGGCTAGTTTCTTTAACAGTCTCTTGAGCAAAAAGACTGGCTCTCCTGGGAGTCCTGGTGCTGGAGGAGTGCAAAGTACAGCTAAGAAATCAG tttatttaTATGAAGGTTACGTGAGATGTGATACCGACCACTTCTCCCTTCTCCACAGGACCTGTTTATCCTATCATAGAAAGAAATTTGGTTGA
- the DYNC1LI2 gene encoding cytoplasmic dynein 1 light intermediate chain 2 isoform X5, with the protein MAPVLVEKKLLGPDGPGGAELPSEEEEGQNLWSSILSEVSTRSRSKLPSGKNILVFGDDGSGKTTLMAKIQGAEHGKKGRGLEYLYLNIHDEDRDDHTRCNVWILDGDLYHKGLLKFAVSAESLQDTVVVFVADMSRPWTVMESLQKWASVLQEHIDKMKIPPEEMRDMEQKFIKEFQEYVEPEEGYQGSPQRRGPSSGQEDEHVSLPLGENVLTHNLGIPVLVVCTKCDAVSVLEKEHDYREEHFDFIQSHIRRFCLQYGAALIYTSVKEEKNLDLLYKYIVHKTYGFQFTTPALVVEKDAVFIPAGWDNEKKIAILHENFTTVKPEDAYEDFIVKPPVRKLVHDKELAAEDEQVFLMKQQSFLAKQPATPTRASESPARGPAGSPRTQGRAGPANVPSASPITSVKKPDPNIKNNAASEGVLASFFNSLLSKKTGSPGSPGAGGVQSTAKKSGQKTVLTNVQEELDRMTRKPDSMLLGTSPS; encoded by the exons ATGGCGCCGGTGCTGGTGGAGAAGAAGCTGCTGGGGCCGGACGGGCCCGGCGGCGCCGAGCTCcccagcgaggaggaggaggggcagaaCCTCTG GTCCTCGATACTGAGTGAAGTTTCTACCCGGTCAAGATCTAAATTGCCATCGGGCAAGAATATTCTTGTTTTTG GTGATGATGGTTCAGGTAAAACCACACTTATGGCTAAAATACAGGGAGCAGAGCATGGCAAGAAGGGAAGAGGGCTGGAATACTTGTATCTAAATATTCATGATGAAGACAGAGATG ATCATACTCGCTGTAACGTTTGGATTCTGGATGGAGACTTATACCATAAAGGGCTCTTGAAGTTTGCAGTTTCTGCAGAATCCCTGCAAGACACCGTTGTAGTCTTTGTTGCAGATATGTCTAGACCATGGACTGTTATGGAGTCTTTACAGAAATGGGCCAGTGTCTTGCAAGAACATATTGATAAGATGAAAATTCCTCCAGAAGAGATGAGAGACATGGAACAGAAGT TTATAAAGGAGTTTCAAGAGTATGTAGAACCTGAAGAAGGCTACCAAGGATCACCGCAGAGAAGAGGCCCTTCTTCTGGCCAAGAGGATGAACATGTTTCTTTGCCACTAGGGGAAAATGTGCTGACTCACAACCTTGGTATTCCTGTGCTGGTAGTTTGTACAAAA tgCGATGCAGTGAGTGTACTAGAGAAGGAGCATGATTACAGAGAAGAACATTTTGACTTCATTCAGTCACACATTCGTAGATTCTGCTTACAGT ATGGGGCTGCCTTGATTTATACATCAGTTAAGGAGGAAAAGAACCTTGATCTGTTGTATAAGTACATTGTACATAAAACATACGGTTTTCAGTTTACCACACCTGCCTTAGTGGTAGAAAAGGATGCAGTTTTTAT ACCTGCCGGTTGggacaatgaaaagaaaattgccATTTTACATGAAAACTTCACAACAGTGAAACCAGAAGATGCATATGAGGATTTCATTGTAAAACCTCCTGTAAGAAAG TTAGTCCATGATAAAGAGCTGGCAGCAGAAGATGAACAAGTATTTCTTATGAAGCAGCAG TCATTCCTTGCCAAACAGCCAGCAACGCCTACAAGAGCATCA gaatctcCTGCAAGAGGCCCTGCAGGATCCCCGAGAACTCAAGGCAGAGCTGGTCCCGCCAATGTACCCAGTGCCTCACCAATAACATCAGTTAAGAAACCAGATCCAAATATTAAAA aTAATGCTGCAAGTGAAGGTGTCTTGGCTAGTTTCTTTAACAGTCTCTTGAGCAAAAAGACTGGCTCTCCTGGGAGTCCTGGTGCTGGAGGAGTGCAAAGTACAGCTAAGAAATCAG gaCAAAAAACAGTTTTGACAAATGTTCAAGAAGAATTGGATAGGATGACTCGCAAGCCAGACTCTATG
- the DYNC1LI2 gene encoding cytoplasmic dynein 1 light intermediate chain 2 isoform X6, whose product MAPVLVEKKLLGPDGPGGAELPSEEEEGQNLWSSILSEVSTRSRSKLPSGKNILVFGDDGSGKTTLMAKIQGAEHGKKGRGLEYLYLNIHDEDRDDHTRCNVWILDGDLYHKGLLKFAVSAESLQDTVVVFVADMSRPWTVMESLQKWASVLQEHIDKMKIPPEEMRDMEQKFIKEFQEYVEPEEGYQGSPQRRGPSSGQEDEHVSLPLGENVLTHNLGIPVLVVCTKCDAVSVLEKEHDYREEHFDFIQSHIRRFCLQYGAALIYTSVKEEKNLDLLYKYIVHKTYGFQFTTPALVVEKDAVFIPAGWDNEKKIAILHENFTTVKPEDAYEDFIVKPPVRKLVHDKELAAEDEQVFLMKQQSFLAKQPATPTRASESPARGPAGSPRTQGRAGPANVPSASPITSVKKPDPNIKNNAASEGVLASFFNSLLSKKTGSPGSPGAGGVQSTAKKSGQKTVLTNVQEELDRMTRKPDSMVNVEILCSCNSCRALKRIQRRSRKWQPPTHDISCKKRSFVRLLISLELYQN is encoded by the exons ATGGCGCCGGTGCTGGTGGAGAAGAAGCTGCTGGGGCCGGACGGGCCCGGCGGCGCCGAGCTCcccagcgaggaggaggaggggcagaaCCTCTG GTCCTCGATACTGAGTGAAGTTTCTACCCGGTCAAGATCTAAATTGCCATCGGGCAAGAATATTCTTGTTTTTG GTGATGATGGTTCAGGTAAAACCACACTTATGGCTAAAATACAGGGAGCAGAGCATGGCAAGAAGGGAAGAGGGCTGGAATACTTGTATCTAAATATTCATGATGAAGACAGAGATG ATCATACTCGCTGTAACGTTTGGATTCTGGATGGAGACTTATACCATAAAGGGCTCTTGAAGTTTGCAGTTTCTGCAGAATCCCTGCAAGACACCGTTGTAGTCTTTGTTGCAGATATGTCTAGACCATGGACTGTTATGGAGTCTTTACAGAAATGGGCCAGTGTCTTGCAAGAACATATTGATAAGATGAAAATTCCTCCAGAAGAGATGAGAGACATGGAACAGAAGT TTATAAAGGAGTTTCAAGAGTATGTAGAACCTGAAGAAGGCTACCAAGGATCACCGCAGAGAAGAGGCCCTTCTTCTGGCCAAGAGGATGAACATGTTTCTTTGCCACTAGGGGAAAATGTGCTGACTCACAACCTTGGTATTCCTGTGCTGGTAGTTTGTACAAAA tgCGATGCAGTGAGTGTACTAGAGAAGGAGCATGATTACAGAGAAGAACATTTTGACTTCATTCAGTCACACATTCGTAGATTCTGCTTACAGT ATGGGGCTGCCTTGATTTATACATCAGTTAAGGAGGAAAAGAACCTTGATCTGTTGTATAAGTACATTGTACATAAAACATACGGTTTTCAGTTTACCACACCTGCCTTAGTGGTAGAAAAGGATGCAGTTTTTAT ACCTGCCGGTTGggacaatgaaaagaaaattgccATTTTACATGAAAACTTCACAACAGTGAAACCAGAAGATGCATATGAGGATTTCATTGTAAAACCTCCTGTAAGAAAG TTAGTCCATGATAAAGAGCTGGCAGCAGAAGATGAACAAGTATTTCTTATGAAGCAGCAG TCATTCCTTGCCAAACAGCCAGCAACGCCTACAAGAGCATCA gaatctcCTGCAAGAGGCCCTGCAGGATCCCCGAGAACTCAAGGCAGAGCTGGTCCCGCCAATGTACCCAGTGCCTCACCAATAACATCAGTTAAGAAACCAGATCCAAATATTAAAA aTAATGCTGCAAGTGAAGGTGTCTTGGCTAGTTTCTTTAACAGTCTCTTGAGCAAAAAGACTGGCTCTCCTGGGAGTCCTGGTGCTGGAGGAGTGCAAAGTACAGCTAAGAAATCAG gaCAAAAAACAGTTTTGACAAATGTTCAAGAAGAATTGGATAGGATGACTCGCAAGCCAGACTCTATG